The segment CAAGATAGCTCTCAAATTTCTGAAGCTCGTCAACAAAAAAGAGAAAGCTTGAATGCGAGTAAAGCAGATGTTCAAAACTCTACAGAACAAGCAATTAAAAGCTCTAGACAACAACAAGAACCTGTTGAAACAATTGTGCGCGATCAACCAAAAATTGGTAGAAATGAACGTGTTACAATTAAAAATGTAATGAGTGGTGAAGAAAAAGAAGTGAAGTTTAAACAAGCGATTCCTTTAATTGAAAAAGGAGAATTTGTTTTGGTGAAAAATAATTAGTCCTAAAGGTTATCGATACAAATTTCTTAAAATAGAAATTCAGGCAAACTATCTATAAATAATAAAACCGTTTAGAAAATTTCTAAACGGTTTTTTACATTTTATTTATAGAATTATTCTTTTATAAACTTGGTTGTAATTTTTCCTTTATGAGAAGAAAATTTTATAAAATACAATCAGCTTGATAATTCTTCTATATTTATCTTTTCAGCATTATTATTGAATTCCATAAATTTTAAACCACTAAGTATTTTAGTGATTTTTTTCCTCCAACATTATCCATTTGAACCTCTCCAAAAGGAGATTATTTCCATAAATAAGCAATAACTCCTGTTTTAATAGCACCTAACAGCTCAAAAGTAAATATTAAATTTGTTATAGTAGAACTATTTATAAGTTTAAAAAACTTGAGTACATAACCTACTTTTTAATCAGCTTTATACTCTTAACACCTGATACTGTTTTTATTTGAGCAAAATACAATCCCGCTTTTAGACTAGAACCGTCAATTACTGTTTCACTTGTATTTGGTGATAATGACATCACTTTTTTACCTTGTATATCAAACACTTTAATAGCTGATATCTTTAAATTATCCGTTTTAATTGTCCAACTATTTTTAGAAGGATTCGGAAATGCTTTAAAGTTTGAAATTTCAAAATCATTAGTGCCAAGTGATGGTTGTTTCCAGAAGTATATATTATCTACATAAATAGCCGTTGAAAAACCATTACCACCAGTAAACTTCAAATGAATCGCTTTTGTAATATCTTCTGTTATACCTGCAACAGCAATATCTATACCTTGCCACGCTCCATCTCCATTTGTAATCGCATGTGGAATTTCGGTACCCGAACTTAAGACTGTTATATTAGGGACTACACCATTAACAGTCCAAATATCTAAATGTAAAAATTCCATAGAAGTAAGATCTAGAACTCCATTAAATTCAATTCCTTGATAATTGAAGTTTGGATACGCTAGTACGGTATTTCCAGTATTTGCAGGTTCGAATATTGAACTTGCAGAACTAAAACCACTTTGTTGCCAATCTGGTGTGTAACTAGCACCTATAATATTGTTATATGAATCACTATATATTGAAATTACATCTATCGCCTCGCGCACTGGTGGTTCTGGTGCATCTATATTAGGTGCCCCTATATAAAACGATACCGAATACGTTTTAGTCGTTGTACCGTCTTGTGCGGTTACTAATACAGTGGCATCACCAGGTATTGAAGTAGCTTGCGTTATAGATGCAGAAGCTAAAGTATCTGAAGTTGTAGCCAATGTGATTTGAGGTACTATAGTTGTTCCTCCAGGCAATGACACTAAATAAGATTCAGAATTTGGTGTAAAACCTGCAATTGAAGTCCCATCGACTTTTAAAGAACTTAAAGTTGCATCTGATCCTTCAGCTGTTGGGCTTTTATAAAAATAAAGATTATCTACATAAATAGCGTTTGATGAACCATTACCACCAGTAAACTTAAACTGAATAGCTCTTGTAATATCTCCTGTAATTCCGTTTACCGGAATATCGATACTTTGCCATGCACCATCCCCGTTTGCAATTGTATGAGGAATTTCTGATCCCGAACTGATAACAGATATCGTTGATTTTACACCATCAACAGTCCAAATATCTAAATGTAAAAACTCCATCGCAGTAATATCTTGAGCTCCTTTAAGTTCTATACCTTGGTAACTAAAGTTTGAATATGCTAATACTACATTTCCAGAACCTGCAGGTTCAAATGTTGAACTTGCAACGCCAAAACCACTTTGTTGCCAATCTGGATTATAATTTGCATTTGATATATTATTATAGGTATCACTAAAAATTGAAATTACATCTAAGGCTTTGCGTCCCGGTGGTGTTGGTGCGTTTACATTTGGTGAACCAATATAAAAAGAGACTTTATACGTTTTAGTTGTTGTACCATCTTGTGCAGTTACTAAAACAGTAGCATCACCAGGTATTGAAGTAGCTTGCGTTATCGTCGCTGAAGCTAAAGCATCTGCTGTTGAAGCCAATGTAATTTGTGGTACTATCGTTGTTCCTCCTGCTAAGGGTACTAAATAAGATTCAGAATTTGGTGTAAAACCTGCAATTGAAGATCCATCGACTTCTAAAGTACTTAAGGTTGCATCTTCACCTGAAGCTGTTGGGTTTTTATAAAAATATAGATTATCTATATAAATAGCAGTTGAAGAACCATTACCTCCTATAAATTTTAATTGAATTGCTTTTGTAGTATCACCTGTTATGCCGGCAACAGGAATTTCTATACTTTGCCATTTACCATCTCCATTTGTAATTGTATGAGGAATTTCTGCACCTGAGCTTATAACAGATATCTTTGGAATTACACCATTAATAGTCCAAATATCTAAATGTAAAAATTCCATAGCTGTAATATCTTGTGCAGAATTAAATTCTATTCCTTGATAATTAAAGTTTGGATATGCTAATACTACATTTCCAGAACCTACAGCTTCGAATGTTGAACTTGCAGCACCAAAACCACTTTGTTGCCAATCTGGATTATAATTAGCACCAGATATATTATTATAGGTATCACTAAAAATTGAAATCACATCTAAAGTCTTACGCACTGGTGGTGTTGGTGCATCTATATTTGGCGCACCAATATAAAAAGAGACTGTATAGCTTTTAGTAGTTGTACCATCTTGTGCAGTTACCAAAATAGTAGCATCACCAGGTATTGAAGTAGCTTGCGTTATAGATGCAGAAGCTAAAGTATCTGAAGTGGAGGCCAATGTAATTTGAGGTACTGTTGCTGTTCCTCCTGGTAATTCTATGGAGTAGGATCCTTTATTAGGTGTAAAGCCTGTAATTGAAGACCCATCTACTTCTAATTCTTTTAAGGTTGCATCTGTTCCTGAAGCTGTTGGACTCTTATAAAAATAAAGATTATCTACATAAATAGCACTTGATGAACCATTTCCTCCATCAAACTTAAATTGAATAGCATTTGTAAGATCTCCTGTAATACCTGCAATAGGAATGTCAATACTTTGCCATTCACCATCTCCATTTGAAATTGCATGAGGAATTTCTGTACCTGAACTTATAACAAATATTCTAGGTGTTACACCATCAACAGTCCAAATATCCATATGCAAAAATTCCATGGAGGTAATATCCTGAGCTTCATTAAATTCTATTCCTTGATAATTAAAGTTTGGATATGCTAGCACCACATCTCCAGAACTTGTTGGTTCGAATATTGAACTTGCAGAACTAAAACCACTTTGTTGCCAATCTGGATTATAATTAGCACCAGATATATTATTATAGGTATCACTAAAAATTGAAATCACATCTAATACCTCACGCACTGGTGGTGTTGGTGCATCTGCTACTGGGGCTGTTAAGATACTTGTAGATTTATTTTGAGTAGAAGATTTTATTGTTCCCTTAAGAGCAATATTCTGTGATTGCCCATTTGCAAAAAATAATAAGGCAATTAAAAATAGTATACTTTTTTTCATTTTTTTATCGTTTAGTTAATAATCGTGTTGATTGTGATTGTTAACTGGAAAAATGATAATTTTAATATTAATTAAAGAAGCATGAATCATATAAAAACCATACAAAAACATAAATTGCACAGAAAACTATTAAAACAATTAAAGGCAAGGGCTTTAAGTTTTAAAAAAAAAAACGAAATCGAATAAATAGTATGAAATGCTGTAGAGTTGTTATGGAAATGTTGTGGAAATCTTGTGGGAATAATTATTTTAATTAAAAAGAAGAGAACATTTTATAGCATACAAAACAAAAAACTCCATTTAAAATTAATTTTAAACGGAGTTTTTTGTTTTGTAAAAGAAAAGAACTAGATGCTCTAATCGAAATTAGTTTCCATTTTTAGATAATCTAGAAACTCACGTTTTCTATCTTTTTCTTTAAACTTACCACCAAACTCAGCAGTAACCGTAGAACTTTCTATGTCTTTAATTCCTCTAGAATTAACACATAAATGTTTTGCATCTATAACACAAGCAACATCTTGCGTTCCTAAAGCTTCTTGCATTGCTTGTACAACCTGCATCGTTAAACGTTCTTGAACCTGTGGTCTTTTTGCAAAATATTCCACGATTCTATTCATTTTAGAAAGTCCAATTACTTTTCCGTCAGAAATATAAGCAACATGTGCTCTACCAATAATTGGTAATAAATGATGTTCACAAGTAGAATACACAACAATATTCTTCTCTACCAACATTTCACCGTAATTATAATTATTGTCAAACGTAGATGCTTTTGGCATATTTTTAGGATTTAACCCCATAAATAGCTCATTTACAAAAGATTTAGCAACTCTTTTAGGAGTTCCTTGTAAACTATCATCTGTTAAATCCATTCCTAAAGTGGTTAAAATATCTTTAACACTTTCTTGGATTCTATTAATTTTTTCTTCGTCAGAAATATCAAAAGCATCTGCTCTTAACGGAGTTTTGGCTGATGTACCAACGTGGTCCTCTCCTATTTCTTCACTTCTTTCGTCATTCATTTTGCTGCTCAATTCAAACATTTCATTCAATAATTAAAGTGCAAATTTACGTGTTTGCAACGTATTATTTTAGTTTATTAATAAATTAAACTTATCAAACTATAATTTATTATGACTTTAACTTATTTATTAATTCTATTAATGAACAATTAGCTTGCTCGCCAGAGTTCATGTCTTTTAACGTAAAAACATCGTTTTCTACTTCAGAAACTACAAATTTTATTTCTCTAGAAGAAACATATTTCCATTGTCGTTTTTGTTGCTTATTACTTTCACCTAAATCAGGATAAAATTCAGATTTTATGTTATTTTCTCTCAAACTTTTTATCGCTTTCATTTTAATAACATCAGTAGTTGCATCAAAGTTTAAGAAAATAACTTTCGGTTTTGGGCTGTCAACAGCTTTAAATAAACCTAACTCTTCAAGAACTAAGTAAATTCTGTCTAATCCAAAAGAGATTCCAACTCCAGAAACATCTTTTAAACCAAATATTCCTGTTAAGTCATCATATCTTCCACCACCACCAATAGAACCCATTTTTACACCTTCTGGAGCAGCAACTTCAAAAATTGCACCTGTATAATAGTTTAATCCTCTTGCTAAAGTTACATCTACTACTAAAGCTGCTGTTTCTAAACCTAATTCTTCAATAGCATTAATTACAAAACGCAACTCTTCTACGCCACTTATTCCTTCTTCAGAGGTTGATAACATGCTTTCTAAAGAAGCTAACTTCTCTAAGTTTGAACCAGAGAAATCGAATAAAGGTTGAACTTTTTCAATGGCTTCTTCAGTAATTCCTTTAGAAATCATTTCTTTTACAACTCCTTCTTTACCAATTTTATCTAACTTATCTAAAGCAACCGTAAAATCGATTAATTTGTCTTGTGCACCAATAACTTCTGCAATTCCAGATAATATTTTTCTATTATTGATTTTGATTGTTGTTCCTTCCAAACCTAACTTGGTAAAAACAGCATCATATAACTGAACAAACTCTACTTCTTGCCATAAAGATTTACTTCCAACAACATCTGCATCACATTGAAAAAACTCTCTAAAACGTCCTTTTTGTGGCTTATCTGCTCTCCAAACAGGCTGCACTTGATATCTTTTAAAAGGAAATGTGATTTCGTTTTGATGTTGTACAACGTATCTTGCAAAAGGAACTGTAAGGTCATATCTCAATGCTTTTTCACTTACATAATTACCCACATATTTATTTCCTAATTGATAATAAAAATCTGCAAAGACAATATTTGTTAATTCATTCAACTTATTTTTATCTTCTCCTGATATTTTATCATTTAAATGTGGAACTTTTAAAATTATTTCGGAAATTCTAAACCAAATATCTTCTGTTAATTTAACTAAATCTATTCTACTTTCATCAAATTTTATATCTTTAATAACTCTTAATGCATTTGGAAATTCTCTAATAAATTTTTCTTCGAAAATATTTACATCAAATTTGTCTTTTTCTTTATTTATTTCTTCTCTTAAATTAAAAACTGCCGTTTTAATGGATTTTAGCAAATTATCATTAAAACTTCTCAAAAATTCTCCAGAATCTAAAATCTTAAAAATAAGTCGATCTCCTTCTTCACCATATTTCCCCATTAAGGTTGATGAATTTTCAAAACTTGGCGTTTCTATTGGTTGAAATCCGAAAGTTTCAAAGGCAGTTTTAATCGTGTTCATAATATAGGTACGATTTGCTACTTCTGTTGGCGAAAAATCTCTTGTTCCTTTTGGGATACTTGGTTTCATATTTTTAATTATGAGTTATGAGTTTTTAATTTTTAGTTGCATCACTAAAAACTTAAAACTTAAAATTTAAAACTCGCAATTGGAAATTGCGCACGCAAATATCGTGAAAAAGTTATAATTTTTTAGCTGTTCTAAAGGTTTTATTTTGGCGTTTTAAACTATACAAAGAAGCATTCAACTCAAAACCCAATAATAGAATTATTGCATTTAACCAAGCAAATAGCATTAAGATAAGTAACGTACCAATAGAACCATATAATTGATTGTATTGAGCAAATTTTACAACGTAAATTCCGAATAAATAAAAGGTAAATAATGAAACTACAGTTGTTAAAATGGCACCTGCAGAAAAGAATTTAATATTTTTTCCTTGTTTTGTACCAAATCTAAAAAGCAAAGAAACAATTGTAAAAATCATTACTAAAAAGATAAAGCTACGTCCTAATAAAAATAAATTTAAATCGTCTGTATTAAACCACCCTTTTTCATCAATTTTAGATAATGCTACTTGATATAAAATAATTAAAGTGACTGCAATTATTAAAAATAATGACATTAATAAAGAAACCCCAAGCGAAATAAAATACGCTCTAAAAACGTTTCTAAACTCTTTTACATGGTACGAATATTCAAAACTACCAAAGATTGCATTTACACCGTTTGTCATTAAAAAAATGGAGACTAAAAAACCAAAAGACAGCAATCCACCGTATTGATTATTAATAATATCTTCTAACACAACATTAACAGCTTCAAAGGTTTGTGGTGGTAAAACTTCTTTTATAAAAGAAAATAACCCCTCTTGAAAACCTTCTATTGGGATATATGGAATTAGGGTTAAAATGAAAAGTAAAAAGGGAAAAACAGCCATAAAAAAACTAAAGGCAATCCCACCTGCTCTTGTTGTTAAAGCGCCTCTAACAATACCAATAACATACATTTCTAGAACGTCATATAAAGACATTCCCTCTAAACCCGGAATTTTAATTTTCTTCAAAAATCTTACCAAAACATTAATAATTGGTATTTTTTCTAGTTTATCTTCTATTGGTTTTGTCATAAATTATTCAATAACAATATTGTATTTCTGTAACAGTCCTACACTATTTTCTTTGGTAAATTTCGCACCTTTTATTTGATTTTCATCAGGGTATATTGAAAAATTAAACGCTGACCTAAAATCTACTTTTTCAAGATTTGTTCTATCGAAAATCGCCAATTTTAAATCGCAATTATCTAAAACTGAATTGGTCAAAATCGTTTCTGTAAAATCTACTTCTTGCAAATTGCAATTATTAAATTTTGTATTCGGAATTTTCAATTGATAAAAAGACGAGAAATTTAATTGACACTCTATAAATGAAAATTGTAATAAAAAAGGATCACATTCATTAAACTTCACTCCAATCATTTTACAGTTGATAAAGTTTACGTCTTTAAAAGCAGTATCATTTACAATAGTATTACTAAAATTACATTCAATAAATTCACATTCTACAAACTGAAAATTTGATGCGTGAATTGCTTCAAAATTACAATTTATAAATATACAATTATCATATTCTCCTTTCTTGATTTTCGTTTTACTGAAATCAATTTTTGAATATTCTTCACTATCAAAATAGGTCTCCATTTATTTTAATCCTCTAGCTTTTAACATTGGAGCTGCTTCTGGATTTCTCCCAGCAAAGGTTTTATACATTTCTGCATAATCCATTGTATTTCCTTTTGATAAAACTTGCTCACGGAATTTCTGTCCGTTTTTACGTGTTAATAACCCATTGTCTCTAAACCAATCATATGCATCATGACTCAACATTTCTGTCCATAAATACGAATAATAACCTGCAGCATAACCACCACTAAAAATATGTGCAAAATAAGTTGAACGATATCTTGGTGGAACTTCATCAACATTTAATTTCATACTTTTTAAAGCTCTTGATTCAAACTTAGCTACATCTTCAATTTTTTCATCAGCAGAAATTGTGTGCCATTTCATATCTAAACTAGAAGAACATAAGTTTTCAATCATAGAATACCCTTGATTAAAAGTACCTGCATCTTTAATTTTTTTCAATAATTCTGCAGGAATAACTTCTCCTGTTTTATAATGTAATGCGTAGTTTTTTAAGATTTCTGGATGTGTAGACCAATTCTCATTAAATTGAGATGGAAATTCTACAAAATCTCTTGCTGTACTTGTTCCTGATATTGAAGCATACTTTTGATTTCCGAAAAAACCATGCAATGCATGTCCAAATTCATGAAACATGGTTTCTACACCATCAAAACTAATTAATGCAGGTTCTCCTTGTGCCGGTTTTGGCGAGTTACAAACATTATAAATTACAGGTTTTTGATTACGTAATTTAGATTGTTTCACAAAACTACTCATCCACGCGCCACCACGTTTACTGTCTCTTGCAAAGAAATCACCAAAGTACAATCCTAATTTACTCCCATCTTCTTCAAACAACTCATAAACAACTACATCTGGATGATATGTTGGAATATCTGTGCGTTTTTTAAAAGTGATTCCATACAACTTTGTTGCTGCATAAAAAACGCCTTTTTCTAAAACATTCGTTACTTCGAAATACTGTTTCACCTCTTCTTCATCTAAATTGTATTTAGATTTACGAACTTTTTCTGCATAACGATTCCAATCGTATGGCGTTAATTTAAAGTCATTTCCTTCCTTATTAATTTCTTCCTGAATTTCTTTTATTTCAGATATTGCTTTCTCTAAAGAACCAGGAATTAAGTTTTCAAACATATTAAAAACTTTACCTGGTGTTGCAGCCATTGTTCCTTGCAAACTCCAACTTGCATAATTATCAAAGCCTAAAATTTGTGCTTTTTCAGCGCGTAACAAAACCATTTTTTTTACTAAATCACTTGTGTTGTATTCTCCAACATCGGCTCTATGTATAGATTTCTCAAATAATTGCTCTCTAATTTCTCTATTTTCTAAAATTTGTAATGAAGGCTGTTGCGTGGTATTTATTAACTGAATTTCATACTTACCCTCTTTTTCTAAAGACTTTATTTTTTCTTCAGAAAAACCTTTTAATTGTGCCTTCTCAGAAACTACAATTCCGCCCTTTTTACTTGCGTCTAACAACTTCTTCCCAAAATCATTTGACAAACTGGCTATTTCAGAGTTTATTTCTTTTAATTTCCCCTTTTTATCTTCAGATAAATTTGCACCTGCTTTAGAGAAGTTTTTAAAATATTCTTTTACTAAGTGATCCGATTCTGCATCTAAATCAGCAGCAGACAAATTATCATAAACCGTTTTAATTTTCCTAAATAACTTTGTATTTAATAAAACTTCATCACTGTGTTTAGAGAATTTTGGTGCTAATTCTGTTTGATTCTCCTTTATGGTATCATTTGTATGTGCACTTGCAAGCCCATAAAAAACAGCAGTTACATTATCTAATACCTTGCTACTCTCTTCTAGAGCTAAAATGGTATTTTTAAATGTTGGCGTTTCTTTATTTATAGTAATTTTTTCAATTGCTTCATTCTGTAATTTCATTCCTTCTAAAATAGCCGGTAAAAAATGAGACGTTTTTATTTTATTGAAATCTGGAGTACCATATTCCAACGTATTTTTAATTAATAAAGGATTGCTAGATAACTCCATATTATTTTCTTTTTTCACTTCTTTAGTATCGCAAGAAATTACGAGTACTAAGCAGGCTACTATCATTATATATTTTTTCATTTTTATTTATTTTAAAGTGATAAACTCAAACTGTGCAACTTTTTTACTTATTTTTAAAAAGCTTTTAAGCTCAAATCTAAATTATAAACGGAGTGTGTTAATGCGCCAGATGAAATAAAATCGACACCACATTCTGCGTATTTTCTAATTGTATCTTCGTTAATTCCGCCAGAAGATTCTGTTAAACAAGTATCACCAATTAAAGCAACTGCTTTTCTAGTATCTTCATAATTAAAATTGTCTATTAGAATTCTATAAACTCCTTCATTAGAAAGAATTTCTTTAATTTCTTCTAAACTTCTAGCTTCAACAATAATCTTTATATCAAGATTTTTCTCAGCTAAATATTTCTTTGTTTTTGTAATTGCTGCTGTAATTCCGCCAGCAAA is part of the Polaribacter sp. SA4-10 genome and harbors:
- a CDS encoding T9SS type A sorting domain-containing protein produces the protein MKKSILFLIALLFFANGQSQNIALKGTIKSSTQNKSTSILTAPVADAPTPPVREVLDVISIFSDTYNNISGANYNPDWQQSGFSSASSIFEPTSSGDVVLAYPNFNYQGIEFNEAQDITSMEFLHMDIWTVDGVTPRIFVISSGTEIPHAISNGDGEWQSIDIPIAGITGDLTNAIQFKFDGGNGSSSAIYVDNLYFYKSPTASGTDATLKELEVDGSSITGFTPNKGSYSIELPGGTATVPQITLASTSDTLASASITQATSIPGDATILVTAQDGTTTKSYTVSFYIGAPNIDAPTPPVRKTLDVISIFSDTYNNISGANYNPDWQQSGFGAASSTFEAVGSGNVVLAYPNFNYQGIEFNSAQDITAMEFLHLDIWTINGVIPKISVISSGAEIPHTITNGDGKWQSIEIPVAGITGDTTKAIQLKFIGGNGSSTAIYIDNLYFYKNPTASGEDATLSTLEVDGSSIAGFTPNSESYLVPLAGGTTIVPQITLASTADALASATITQATSIPGDATVLVTAQDGTTTKTYKVSFYIGSPNVNAPTPPGRKALDVISIFSDTYNNISNANYNPDWQQSGFGVASSTFEPAGSGNVVLAYSNFSYQGIELKGAQDITAMEFLHLDIWTVDGVKSTISVISSGSEIPHTIANGDGAWQSIDIPVNGITGDITRAIQFKFTGGNGSSNAIYVDNLYFYKSPTAEGSDATLSSLKVDGTSIAGFTPNSESYLVSLPGGTTIVPQITLATTSDTLASASITQATSIPGDATVLVTAQDGTTTKTYSVSFYIGAPNIDAPEPPVREAIDVISIYSDSYNNIIGASYTPDWQQSGFSSASSIFEPANTGNTVLAYPNFNYQGIEFNGVLDLTSMEFLHLDIWTVNGVVPNITVLSSGTEIPHAITNGDGAWQGIDIAVAGITEDITKAIHLKFTGGNGFSTAIYVDNIYFWKQPSLGTNDFEISNFKAFPNPSKNSWTIKTDNLKISAIKVFDIQGKKVMSLSPNTSETVIDGSSLKAGLYFAQIKTVSGVKSIKLIKK
- the folE gene encoding GTP cyclohydrolase I FolE, with the protein product MFELSSKMNDERSEEIGEDHVGTSAKTPLRADAFDISDEEKINRIQESVKDILTTLGMDLTDDSLQGTPKRVAKSFVNELFMGLNPKNMPKASTFDNNYNYGEMLVEKNIVVYSTCEHHLLPIIGRAHVAYISDGKVIGLSKMNRIVEYFAKRPQVQERLTMQVVQAMQEALGTQDVACVIDAKHLCVNSRGIKDIESSTVTAEFGGKFKEKDRKREFLDYLKMETNFD
- the hisS gene encoding histidine--tRNA ligase; translation: MKPSIPKGTRDFSPTEVANRTYIMNTIKTAFETFGFQPIETPSFENSSTLMGKYGEEGDRLIFKILDSGEFLRSFNDNLLKSIKTAVFNLREEINKEKDKFDVNIFEEKFIREFPNALRVIKDIKFDESRIDLVKLTEDIWFRISEIILKVPHLNDKISGEDKNKLNELTNIVFADFYYQLGNKYVGNYVSEKALRYDLTVPFARYVVQHQNEITFPFKRYQVQPVWRADKPQKGRFREFFQCDADVVGSKSLWQEVEFVQLYDAVFTKLGLEGTTIKINNRKILSGIAEVIGAQDKLIDFTVALDKLDKIGKEGVVKEMISKGITEEAIEKVQPLFDFSGSNLEKLASLESMLSTSEEGISGVEELRFVINAIEELGLETAALVVDVTLARGLNYYTGAIFEVAAPEGVKMGSIGGGGRYDDLTGIFGLKDVSGVGISFGLDRIYLVLEELGLFKAVDSPKPKVIFLNFDATTDVIKMKAIKSLRENNIKSEFYPDLGESNKQQKRQWKYVSSREIKFVVSEVENDVFTLKDMNSGEQANCSLIELINKLKS
- a CDS encoding YihY/virulence factor BrkB family protein, with the translated sequence MTKPIEDKLEKIPIINVLVRFLKKIKIPGLEGMSLYDVLEMYVIGIVRGALTTRAGGIAFSFFMAVFPFLLFILTLIPYIPIEGFQEGLFSFIKEVLPPQTFEAVNVVLEDIINNQYGGLLSFGFLVSIFLMTNGVNAIFGSFEYSYHVKEFRNVFRAYFISLGVSLLMSLFLIIAVTLIILYQVALSKIDEKGWFNTDDLNLFLLGRSFIFLVMIFTIVSLLFRFGTKQGKNIKFFSAGAILTTVVSLFTFYLFGIYVVKFAQYNQLYGSIGTLLILMLFAWLNAIILLLGFELNASLYSLKRQNKTFRTAKKL
- a CDS encoding pentapeptide repeat-containing protein, with protein sequence METYFDSEEYSKIDFSKTKIKKGEYDNCIFINCNFEAIHASNFQFVECEFIECNFSNTIVNDTAFKDVNFINCKMIGVKFNECDPFLLQFSFIECQLNFSSFYQLKIPNTKFNNCNLQEVDFTETILTNSVLDNCDLKLAIFDRTNLEKVDFRSAFNFSIYPDENQIKGAKFTKENSVGLLQKYNIVIE
- a CDS encoding M3 family metallopeptidase, with protein sequence MELSSNPLLIKNTLEYGTPDFNKIKTSHFLPAILEGMKLQNEAIEKITINKETPTFKNTILALEESSKVLDNVTAVFYGLASAHTNDTIKENQTELAPKFSKHSDEVLLNTKLFRKIKTVYDNLSAADLDAESDHLVKEYFKNFSKAGANLSEDKKGKLKEINSEIASLSNDFGKKLLDASKKGGIVVSEKAQLKGFSEEKIKSLEKEGKYEIQLINTTQQPSLQILENREIREQLFEKSIHRADVGEYNTSDLVKKMVLLRAEKAQILGFDNYASWSLQGTMAATPGKVFNMFENLIPGSLEKAISEIKEIQEEINKEGNDFKLTPYDWNRYAEKVRKSKYNLDEEEVKQYFEVTNVLEKGVFYAATKLYGITFKKRTDIPTYHPDVVVYELFEEDGSKLGLYFGDFFARDSKRGGAWMSSFVKQSKLRNQKPVIYNVCNSPKPAQGEPALISFDGVETMFHEFGHALHGFFGNQKYASISGTSTARDFVEFPSQFNENWSTHPEILKNYALHYKTGEVIPAELLKKIKDAGTFNQGYSMIENLCSSSLDMKWHTISADEKIEDVAKFESRALKSMKLNVDEVPPRYRSTYFAHIFSGGYAAGYYSYLWTEMLSHDAYDWFRDNGLLTRKNGQKFREQVLSKGNTMDYAEMYKTFAGRNPEAAPMLKARGLK